A genomic window from Lycium barbarum isolate Lr01 chromosome 4, ASM1917538v2, whole genome shotgun sequence includes:
- the LOC132637931 gene encoding putative glycine-rich cell wall structural protein 1 has protein sequence MTCKFVLVVVVGVLVQTSSARKLLENPLLPNLPNFNGGFDQILGGLGSGGGGGGGGGGGGGGSNGGFGAGFGFGEGHESGAIGGFDQIVGGLVGGGGGGGGGGGGGGGGSDGGFGSGFGYGEGHGSGANGSGGGGGGGGGGGGGGGQDDGSGFGAGAGWGQGGGGN, from the coding sequence ATGACATGCAAGTTTgtgcttgttgttgttgtgggagTTCTAGTGCAAACTTCCTCCGCAAGGAAACTTCTTGAGAATCCATTATTACCCAATTTACCTAACTTCAACGGTGGATTTGACCAAATTTTAGGTGGTCTTGgcagtggtggtggtggtggtggaggtggAGGTGGAGGTGGAGGAGGAAGTAATGGTGGATTTGGTGCTGGCTTCGGATTTGGCGAAGGTCACGAATCAGGTGCAATTGGCGGATTTGACCAAATTGTGGGAGGTCTTGTTGGCGGTGGTggtggcggcggcggcggcggaGGTGGAGGTGGAGGAGGTAGCGATGGTGGATTTGGTTCTGGCTTTGGATATGGAGAGGGTCATGGATCAGGTGCAAACGGTagcggtggtggtggtggtggtggaggtggAGGTGGCGGCGGTGGTGGTCAAGACGATGGTAGTGGTTTTGGGGCCGGAGCAGGATGGGGCCAAGGTGGTGGTGGAAATTGA